In Neorhizobium galegae, the following proteins share a genomic window:
- the nuoE gene encoding NADH-quinone oxidoreductase subunit NuoE: MSVRRLAEDQVQPAIFAFNDENAVWAEATIRKYPAGRQQSAVIPLLMRAQEQDGWVTRAALEFVAGKLDMPYIRVLEVATFYTQFQLKPVGTRAHIQVCGTTPCMLRGAEDLMKVCQHKIHHDPFALNADGTLSWEEVECQGACVNAPMVIIFKDAYEDLTPERLEEIIDAFEAGKGHEVKPGPQIDRIFSAPEGGPQTLNDEIKPVRTNLDPHPSAEEVAAAASVPPADAARPKDTAAETNPSLKTPATAPAASAANAKAAEAQPLSATAKSKPAPKTPGSAVEGAPPEPGAVSGDLKPKRTRRKTTTEGES; the protein is encoded by the coding sequence ATGTCCGTTCGTCGATTAGCCGAAGACCAGGTGCAGCCGGCAATTTTCGCCTTCAATGACGAGAATGCCGTCTGGGCCGAGGCAACGATCAGGAAATATCCGGCAGGCCGGCAGCAATCGGCTGTCATCCCGCTTTTGATGCGTGCGCAGGAACAGGATGGCTGGGTGACCCGCGCGGCGCTCGAGTTCGTCGCGGGCAAGCTCGACATGCCCTATATCCGCGTCCTCGAAGTCGCGACCTTCTACACCCAGTTCCAGCTGAAGCCGGTCGGCACCCGCGCCCATATCCAGGTCTGTGGCACGACCCCCTGCATGCTGCGCGGCGCAGAGGACCTGATGAAGGTCTGTCAGCACAAGATCCATCACGATCCCTTCGCGCTGAACGCCGACGGCACGCTGTCGTGGGAAGAGGTCGAGTGTCAGGGCGCCTGCGTCAACGCGCCAATGGTCATCATCTTCAAGGATGCCTATGAGGACCTGACGCCTGAGCGCCTCGAAGAGATCATCGATGCTTTCGAAGCTGGCAAGGGCCACGAAGTGAAGCCCGGTCCGCAGATCGATCGCATCTTCTCGGCGCCCGAGGGCGGGCCGCAGACGTTGAATGACGAGATCAAGCCGGTCCGCACCAATCTCGATCCGCATCCGAGCGCCGAAGAGGTCGCTGCCGCAGCCAGCGTTCCTCCGGCCGATGCCGCTCGTCCGAAGGACACGGCGGCTGAAACCAATCCGTCGCTGAAGACGCCAGCGACGGCGCCGGCGGCTTCCGCTGCCAATGCCAAGGCTGCGGAGGCGCAGCCGCTCTCGGCGACTGCTAAGAGCAAACCGGCTCCGAAGACGCCCGGCAGTGCTGTGGAAGGCGCTCCGCCGGAACCCGGCGCGGTCTCCGGCGACTTGAAGCCGAAGCGCACGCGGCGCAAGACCACGACTGAAGGTGAGTCGTGA